In a genomic window of Malaclemys terrapin pileata isolate rMalTer1 chromosome 17, rMalTer1.hap1, whole genome shotgun sequence:
- the SPACA9 gene encoding sperm acrosome-associated protein 9 isoform X1, giving the protein MNEVKECLRNIEQTYKIFQQQQFTFIAALERTREDAHDKIRPIASIGQVQAYMDHHCNNTTDRRILLMFLSICSELNKLCQKLEALHPGTSVTNNILEKCKLLVSPSNDLSTIRAKYPHDVVNHLSCDEAKNHYGGVVSLIPIVLDCMKAWVAHSEKLPRNFLHNVSDGSADSQKRTQQDVSAKASAPLGPRPAILTTATQTLVSYKDYSGEQNRKHGKKEHLNGTGRNTWKYLNGPWKPPGKHSF; this is encoded by the exons ATGAACGAGGTAAAAGAATGTCTGAGAAACATAGAACAGACTTACAAGATCTTCCAGCAACAGCAGTTTACATTTATTGCAGCACTGGAACGCACCCGAGAGGATGCGCATGACAAGATCAGGCCTATAGCAAGTATTGGACAG GTGCAGGCATACATGGATCATCACTGTAACAACACTACCGACAGACGCATCCTCCTCATGTTCTTGAGCATCTGTAGTGAACTGAACAAACTCTGCCAAAAGCTAGAAGCCCTGCATCCCGGTACCAGTGTAACGAACAATATTTTGGAGAAATGCAAGCTGCTCGTTAGCCCCAGCAATGACCTGAGCACCATCCGAGCCAA GTACCCTCATGATGTGGTAAATCACCTGAGTTGCGATGAAGCAAAGAACCACTATGGAGGTGTGGTGAGCCTCATACCCATAGTGCTGGACTGCATGAAAGCATGGGTGGCCCACAGTGAGAAGCTGCCTCGGAACTTCCTGCATAACGTGAGTGATGGAAGTGCTGACTCTCAGAAGAGAACACAGCAGGATGTGTCAGCAAAGGCATCTGCTCCCCTAGGCCCACGTCCTGCTATCCTCACTACTGCTACTCAGACCTTGGTTAGTTACAAAGACTATTCAGGAGAGCAGAACCGTAAGCATGGTAAAAAAGAGCACCTGAATGGCACAGGGAGAAACACTTGGAAATATCTCAATGGTCCCTGGAAACCACCTGGGAAACACTCCTTTTAG
- the SPACA9 gene encoding sperm acrosome-associated protein 9 isoform X2 yields MNEVKECLRNIEQTYKIFQQQQFTFIAALERTREDAHDKIRPIASIGQVQAYMDHHCNNTTDRRILLMFLSICSELNKLCQKLEALHPGTSVTNNILEKCKLLVSPSNDLSTIRAKYPHDVVNHLSCDEAKNHYGGVVSLIPIVLDCMKAWVAHSEKLPRNFLHNAS; encoded by the exons ATGAACGAGGTAAAAGAATGTCTGAGAAACATAGAACAGACTTACAAGATCTTCCAGCAACAGCAGTTTACATTTATTGCAGCACTGGAACGCACCCGAGAGGATGCGCATGACAAGATCAGGCCTATAGCAAGTATTGGACAG GTGCAGGCATACATGGATCATCACTGTAACAACACTACCGACAGACGCATCCTCCTCATGTTCTTGAGCATCTGTAGTGAACTGAACAAACTCTGCCAAAAGCTAGAAGCCCTGCATCCCGGTACCAGTGTAACGAACAATATTTTGGAGAAATGCAAGCTGCTCGTTAGCCCCAGCAATGACCTGAGCACCATCCGAGCCAA GTACCCTCATGATGTGGTAAATCACCTGAGTTGCGATGAAGCAAAGAACCACTATGGAGGTGTGGTGAGCCTCATACCCATAGTGCTGGACTGCATGAAAGCATGGGTGGCCCACAGTGAGAAGCTGCCTCGGAACTTCCTGCATAAC